The proteins below are encoded in one region of Bremerella sp. P1:
- a CDS encoding DUF4190 domain-containing protein — MTDTPNHASGAGFSAENEDLLEYRELSRLAIGGMVLGVFSVLAIFTSVLWIVPVLAIILSLVAYYQIQKSDVLTGKGMALIGMGLAAIWLGIGVTQGGVRDRVMMSTSREMAKSWLDLLLEKKTMEAHQLTLRPNGRQSATTSLEGYYQKDDLTKEDLEAFETHDAVKVLRGWAGGPLEAKFVRDISSSFYEGVNYGRHEFQVIDKESGKPLWDVEVLMKRERGYGEKQNEFFWIADSISLGKTYPDAR; from the coding sequence ATGACTGACACGCCTAACCACGCTTCCGGTGCTGGATTTTCCGCCGAAAACGAAGACCTGCTCGAATATCGAGAACTAAGCCGGCTGGCCATTGGCGGCATGGTGCTGGGGGTGTTTTCGGTTCTCGCGATTTTTACATCGGTCCTTTGGATCGTCCCGGTGCTGGCCATCATTCTATCGCTGGTGGCCTACTACCAAATTCAAAAATCGGATGTCCTGACCGGGAAGGGAATGGCCCTGATCGGTATGGGCCTGGCTGCCATCTGGTTGGGCATTGGCGTCACGCAGGGGGGCGTTCGCGATCGCGTGATGATGAGCACTTCGCGCGAGATGGCCAAGAGCTGGCTCGACTTGCTGCTGGAAAAGAAGACGATGGAAGCCCACCAGCTGACGCTCCGCCCCAATGGTCGTCAGTCGGCAACGACCTCGCTGGAAGGCTATTACCAGAAGGACGATCTGACCAAGGAAGATCTCGAGGCGTTTGAAACGCACGACGCCGTGAAGGTGTTGCGAGGGTGGGCAGGCGGCCCGCTCGAAGCGAAGTTCGTCCGCGACATCTCGTCCAGTTTTTACGAAGGCGTGAACTATGGACGTCACGAGTTTCAAGTGATCGACAAAGAGTCGGGCAAGCCGCTGTGGGATGTCGAAGTGCTCATGAAGCGCGAACGCGGTTACGGCGAAAAGCAGAACGAATTCTTCTGGATCGCCGATTCCATTTCGTTGGGAAAGACCTACCCCGACGCTCGATAA